One stretch of Clavibacter michiganensis DNA includes these proteins:
- a CDS encoding response regulator transcription factor, which translates to MIRVVLVDDQSIVRAGFRVVLETAGGIEVVGEAAGGREAVELVRRLAPDVVVMDVRMPGGDGIEATRAITGADAEAPAPVPAPGDDRQAPAVLVATTFDLDEYVFGALEAGARGFVLKDAEPEEFIQAVRALAEGRAALDGVTTRRVMAEFTRRRSAFAVHPGTEVLTPREQDIVRLLGDGLSNDEIGGRLVIETSTVKSHLTRIMTKLGTRDRLQTVVWGYRSGLLP; encoded by the coding sequence ATGATCCGCGTCGTCCTGGTCGACGACCAGTCCATCGTCCGCGCCGGCTTCCGCGTCGTGCTGGAGACGGCCGGCGGGATCGAGGTGGTCGGCGAGGCCGCGGGCGGCCGCGAGGCGGTGGAGCTCGTGCGCCGCCTGGCGCCCGACGTCGTCGTGATGGACGTGCGCATGCCCGGCGGCGACGGCATCGAGGCGACCCGCGCGATCACCGGAGCGGACGCGGAGGCGCCCGCCCCCGTCCCCGCGCCCGGCGACGACCGGCAGGCGCCCGCCGTCCTCGTCGCCACCACGTTCGACCTCGACGAGTACGTCTTCGGCGCGCTCGAGGCCGGCGCCCGCGGCTTCGTGCTCAAGGACGCCGAGCCCGAGGAGTTCATCCAGGCCGTCCGGGCGCTCGCCGAGGGCCGCGCCGCGCTCGACGGCGTGACCACGCGCCGCGTCATGGCCGAGTTCACCCGCCGCCGTTCGGCGTTCGCCGTGCACCCCGGCACCGAGGTCCTCACGCCGCGCGAGCAGGACATCGTGCGGCTCCTGGGCGACGGCCTCTCCAACGACGAGATCGGCGGACGGCTCGTGATCGAGACGAGCACCGTGAAGTCGCACCTCACCCGGATCATGACGAAGCTCGGCACCCGCGACCGCCTGCAGACCGTCGTGTGGGGCTACCGCTCGGGCCTGCTGCCCTGA
- a CDS encoding organic hydroperoxide resistance protein: MEPIYTAIAHASGGGRDGHVRSEDDRIDFDTRPPKEMGGSGEGTNPEQLFAAGYSACFLGATHLVGKNAGVDTKDAGVSASVSIGDNGQGGFGLAVELDVYLPNVAPERRQEIADAAHQVCPYSNATRGNIDVKVTIVD, encoded by the coding sequence ATGGAACCCATCTACACCGCTATCGCGCACGCCTCCGGCGGAGGACGCGACGGACACGTCCGCAGCGAGGACGACCGCATCGACTTCGACACCCGTCCCCCCAAGGAGATGGGCGGATCGGGCGAGGGCACGAACCCCGAGCAGCTCTTCGCCGCCGGGTACAGCGCCTGCTTCCTCGGCGCCACCCACCTCGTCGGCAAGAACGCCGGCGTCGACACGAAGGACGCGGGCGTCTCCGCCAGCGTCTCGATCGGCGACAACGGCCAGGGCGGCTTCGGCCTCGCGGTCGAGCTCGACGTCTACCTCCCGAACGTGGCGCCCGAGCGCCGCCAGGAGATCGCGGACGCGGCCCACCAGGTCTGCCCGTACTCCAACGCCACGCGCGGCAACATCGACGTGAAGGTCACCATCGTCGACTGA
- a CDS encoding chorismate mutase: MPENTGPAGAPLDDDARAALEELGEIRGSIDNIDAALVHMLAERFKFTQSVGRLKAAHGLPAADPERERRQILRLRALAEESRLDPAFAEKFLNFIVAEVIHHHTRIAEDQGAATSAVAPEDGGPAT; this comes from the coding sequence ATGCCTGAGAACACCGGCCCCGCTGGGGCGCCCCTCGACGACGACGCCCGTGCCGCCCTCGAGGAGCTGGGGGAGATCCGCGGGAGCATCGACAACATCGACGCCGCCCTCGTCCACATGCTCGCGGAGCGGTTCAAGTTCACCCAGTCGGTCGGCCGGCTGAAGGCCGCGCACGGGCTGCCCGCGGCGGATCCCGAGCGCGAGCGCCGCCAGATCCTCCGCCTCCGCGCCCTCGCCGAGGAGTCCCGGCTCGATCCGGCGTTCGCGGAGAAGTTCCTGAACTTCATCGTCGCGGAGGTCATCCACCACCACACGCGCATCGCCGAGGACCAGGGCGCGGCCACCTCCGCGGTCGCGCCCGAGGACGGCGGCCCGGCGACCTGA
- a CDS encoding ATP-grasp domain-containing protein, whose product MTTAPKVFAIHENPEWFGPFAAALDARGVPYEEWLLTDGVLEIDEAPPEGIFWSRISASAHTRDHALSKDYTRALMSWLEAHGRRTVNGRRTIELEVSKVDQLTALRAAGIEVPRTRAVIGSHRIVEAARGLPTPFITKHNQGGKGLGVRKFDSVEELAAYVEGPDFEEPQDGITLLQEFLEAATPRVTRVEIVGGEFVYAIQADTARGGYQLCPADACAIDPTTGALVMPPGATIAQQPGDTIFSLREDITAEHPLVEKYVAFLAGLGIEVAGIEFIETADGRLVTYDVNTNTNYNAGVEAVAPASGPGAVAELLERVLRETYPEG is encoded by the coding sequence ATGACCACCGCACCGAAGGTATTCGCCATCCACGAGAACCCCGAGTGGTTCGGCCCGTTCGCCGCCGCGCTCGACGCGCGCGGCGTGCCGTACGAGGAGTGGCTCCTCACCGACGGCGTGCTCGAGATCGACGAGGCGCCGCCCGAGGGGATCTTCTGGTCGAGGATCAGCGCCTCGGCCCACACGCGCGACCACGCGCTGTCGAAGGACTACACGCGCGCGCTCATGTCGTGGCTGGAGGCGCACGGGCGCCGGACGGTCAACGGCCGCCGCACGATCGAGCTCGAGGTGAGCAAGGTCGACCAGCTCACCGCGCTCCGCGCCGCCGGCATCGAGGTGCCGCGCACGCGTGCCGTGATCGGCAGCCACCGCATCGTCGAGGCGGCCCGCGGCCTCCCGACCCCGTTCATCACGAAGCACAACCAGGGCGGCAAGGGGCTCGGCGTCCGCAAGTTCGACAGCGTCGAGGAGCTGGCCGCCTACGTGGAGGGGCCCGACTTCGAGGAGCCGCAGGACGGGATCACGCTGCTGCAGGAGTTCCTCGAGGCCGCGACGCCGCGGGTCACGCGCGTCGAGATCGTCGGCGGGGAGTTCGTCTACGCGATCCAGGCCGACACCGCGCGCGGCGGCTACCAGCTCTGCCCGGCCGACGCGTGCGCGATCGACCCGACCACCGGTGCGCTCGTGATGCCGCCCGGGGCGACCATCGCGCAGCAGCCGGGCGACACGATCTTCTCGCTGCGGGAGGACATCACCGCGGAGCACCCGCTCGTGGAGAAGTACGTCGCCTTCCTCGCGGGGCTCGGGATCGAGGTGGCCGGCATCGAGTTCATCGAGACCGCGGACGGCCGGCTCGTGACCTACGACGTGAACACCAACACCAACTACAACGCGGGTGTCGAGGCGGTCGCGCCGGCGTCGGGCCCGGGCGCGGTGGCCGAGCTGCTGGAGCGCGTGCTGCGGGAGACGTACCCGGAGGGCTGA
- a CDS encoding endonuclease/exonuclease/phosphatase family protein: MTPAIGPTTGDDIHLISLNVRMPWHGTREGEADHWPERQEVLTRFLQQERPTVLGVQEALWPQIQAIEKALPPSYRMVGQGRDGGSHGEHGAIFYQASRLTLLEHDVMWLSDTPDVIGSMTWGNPMPRILTWARFQDEATGHPLVVLDTHLDHDVAEARDLAAEAIAELVRTRFAGLPLVLMGDFNAPVDSFPYDALTRRAGLRDSWLDTARQATPAFGTFPDYRPPVVDGPRIDWILVSERVDVRAAAVNDFAWRGRMMSDHLPVQALVRLS; this comes from the coding sequence ATGACCCCCGCGATCGGCCCGACGACCGGCGACGACATCCACCTCATCTCACTCAACGTGCGCATGCCCTGGCACGGCACCCGCGAGGGCGAGGCCGACCACTGGCCCGAGCGCCAGGAGGTGCTCACGCGATTCCTGCAGCAGGAGCGGCCCACGGTGCTCGGCGTGCAGGAGGCGCTGTGGCCGCAGATCCAGGCGATCGAGAAGGCGCTGCCGCCCTCGTACCGCATGGTCGGGCAGGGCCGCGACGGCGGCAGCCACGGCGAGCACGGCGCGATCTTCTACCAGGCCTCCCGCCTCACGCTCCTCGAGCACGACGTGATGTGGCTCTCGGACACCCCCGACGTGATCGGCAGCATGACGTGGGGCAACCCCATGCCGCGGATCCTCACCTGGGCCCGCTTCCAGGACGAGGCCACCGGCCACCCGCTCGTGGTGCTCGACACGCACCTCGACCACGACGTCGCCGAGGCCCGCGACCTCGCGGCCGAGGCCATCGCCGAGCTCGTGCGCACGCGCTTCGCGGGACTGCCGCTCGTGCTCATGGGCGACTTCAACGCGCCCGTGGACTCGTTCCCCTACGACGCGCTCACCCGCCGTGCCGGCCTCCGCGACTCCTGGCTCGACACCGCCCGCCAGGCGACGCCCGCCTTCGGCACGTTCCCCGACTACCGCCCGCCGGTCGTCGACGGGCCGCGCATCGACTGGATCCTCGTGAGCGAGCGGGTGGACGTCCGCGCCGCCGCGGTCAACGACTTCGCCTGGCGCGGCCGCATGATGAGCGACCACCTGCCGGTGCAGGCGCTCGTGCGGCTGAGCTGA
- a CDS encoding YdcF family protein encodes MRTLLALLVLLLAWLLAGIPLFVFPPASQPDKADVIYVIGPPNPTRRDLAAKLVEEGYSDTVVFSVPPTGPQSAAELAACNGEFPYAVTCDTPSPFTTQGEARYLREKSEENGWTSAIVITWTPHVTRTQLIFSRCFTGDLMVVEDPVDFSFRQWVSQYTYQSGAFVKALVTPGC; translated from the coding sequence GTGCGCACCCTCCTGGCGCTGCTCGTGCTCCTGCTGGCCTGGCTCCTGGCCGGCATCCCGCTCTTCGTCTTCCCGCCGGCGAGCCAGCCGGACAAGGCCGACGTGATCTACGTCATCGGCCCGCCCAACCCCACCCGCCGCGACCTGGCGGCGAAGCTGGTGGAGGAGGGCTACTCCGACACGGTCGTGTTCTCGGTGCCGCCCACCGGCCCGCAGTCGGCCGCGGAGCTCGCGGCCTGCAACGGCGAGTTCCCCTACGCCGTCACGTGCGACACCCCGTCGCCCTTCACCACCCAGGGCGAGGCGCGCTATCTGCGCGAGAAGTCCGAGGAGAACGGCTGGACGAGCGCCATCGTCATCACCTGGACCCCGCACGTCACCCGCACCCAGCTGATCTTCTCGCGCTGCTTCACGGGCGACCTCATGGTGGTCGAGGACCCGGTGGACTTCAGCTTCCGCCAGTGGGTCTCGCAGTACACGTACCAGTCCGGCGCCTTCGTCAAGGCGCTCGTCACGCCCGGCTGCTGA
- a CDS encoding DUF4012 domain-containing protein — protein sequence MSGIDDILPPADGADRSDGSTGGRSRRADRADRDADRDASRTRRPLWKRKRLWIPVGVVGVLVIGTAVSAALILPRVDTVQSELRDALPLSDQVQTALLAGDIDTAKAGAAELRDHTAKAAQAADDGVLGAYEWIPFVGPNLHAARVLAATSDRLATDVVTPATEVSLSAFTPVLGRIDLDGIRSLGQTVQTASDGLAGARAELETIDRDSLWAQVADDVDLMDDTLTSTEATASTFREVTGILPDLLGADGARNYLLMFQNNAEVRSTGGNPAALVLLTVEDGSVRIAKQASSNDFPRNVRQGDIPDETVRLIEPRSDRFEQNITMFPDFPTSGALAKSYWEANIGDRVDGVLSFDPIALSYLLEATGPITLATGDELNAQNAVPTLLGAVYSQYPDYLAQDRYFASAASTIFAKLVTDTPPVVPLVTAIDRAIDERRLLLWSTVPEEQALIEGGPLSGALPDDNSEATAIGLYFNDIGSGSKMSYYLRSASRIQAETCDDTTTYTVSVDMTSIAPLDAATSLPRYVTGLDGKAKGRQFDDLLVYGPVGSTVTGWETDADLTTEEARGTDMGRGMIRIRTELAPQDTKTVDVTFTMPASDAPGPLELRHTPLVRPLESEITQVPCSTGG from the coding sequence GTGAGCGGCATCGACGACATCCTGCCCCCGGCCGACGGCGCGGATCGCTCCGACGGATCGACGGGCGGCCGCAGCCGACGCGCCGACCGCGCGGACCGCGACGCGGACCGCGACGCGTCCCGCACCCGCCGCCCGCTGTGGAAGCGCAAGCGCCTCTGGATCCCCGTCGGCGTCGTCGGCGTCCTCGTGATCGGCACCGCGGTCTCGGCCGCGCTGATCCTCCCCCGCGTCGACACCGTCCAGTCCGAGCTGCGCGACGCGCTCCCGCTCTCCGACCAGGTGCAGACCGCGCTCCTCGCGGGCGACATCGACACCGCGAAGGCCGGCGCCGCCGAGCTCCGCGACCACACCGCGAAGGCCGCCCAGGCCGCGGACGACGGCGTGCTCGGCGCCTACGAGTGGATCCCCTTCGTCGGCCCGAACCTCCACGCCGCGCGCGTGCTGGCCGCCACGAGCGACCGGCTCGCGACCGACGTCGTCACGCCCGCCACGGAGGTCTCGCTCTCGGCGTTCACGCCCGTGCTCGGCCGCATCGACCTCGACGGGATCCGCTCCCTCGGCCAGACCGTGCAGACCGCGAGCGACGGCCTCGCCGGCGCCCGCGCCGAGCTCGAGACGATCGACCGCGACAGCCTCTGGGCGCAGGTGGCCGACGACGTCGACCTCATGGACGACACGCTCACGAGCACCGAGGCGACCGCGAGCACCTTCCGCGAGGTCACGGGGATCCTGCCCGACCTCCTCGGCGCCGACGGCGCGCGCAACTACCTGCTGATGTTCCAGAACAACGCGGAGGTGCGCTCCACGGGCGGCAACCCGGCCGCGCTCGTGCTGCTGACCGTCGAGGACGGCAGCGTGCGGATCGCGAAGCAGGCGTCGAGCAACGACTTCCCGCGGAACGTGCGCCAGGGCGACATCCCGGACGAGACCGTGCGCCTCATCGAGCCGCGCTCGGACCGGTTCGAGCAGAACATCACGATGTTCCCCGACTTCCCCACCTCGGGCGCCCTCGCCAAGTCGTACTGGGAAGCCAACATCGGCGACCGGGTCGACGGCGTCCTGTCGTTCGACCCCATCGCGCTCAGCTACCTGCTGGAGGCGACCGGGCCGATCACGCTGGCCACCGGCGACGAGCTCAACGCCCAGAACGCGGTGCCCACGCTCCTCGGCGCCGTGTACAGCCAGTACCCCGACTACCTGGCGCAGGACCGCTACTTCGCGAGCGCGGCCAGCACGATCTTCGCGAAGCTCGTCACCGACACCCCGCCCGTCGTGCCGCTGGTCACGGCGATCGACCGGGCCATCGACGAGCGCCGCCTCCTGCTGTGGAGCACGGTGCCGGAGGAGCAGGCGCTCATCGAGGGCGGGCCGCTGAGCGGCGCGCTGCCGGACGACAACTCGGAAGCCACCGCGATCGGCCTGTACTTCAACGACATCGGCTCCGGATCCAAGATGAGCTACTACCTGCGCTCCGCGTCGAGGATCCAGGCGGAGACCTGCGACGACACCACCACGTACACGGTGTCGGTCGACATGACGAGCATCGCGCCCCTCGACGCCGCGACGAGCCTGCCCCGGTACGTCACGGGCCTCGACGGCAAGGCCAAGGGCCGCCAGTTCGACGACCTGCTCGTGTACGGCCCCGTCGGATCCACCGTCACCGGCTGGGAGACGGACGCCGACCTCACCACGGAGGAGGCGCGCGGCACCGACATGGGGCGCGGCATGATCCGCATCCGCACCGAGCTCGCGCCGCAGGACACGAAGACGGTCGACGTCACGTTCACCATGCCGGCGTCCGACGCCCCGGGGCCGCTCGAGCTGCGGCACACGCCGCTCGTGCGTCCGCTCGAGTCCGAGATCACGCAGGTCCCCTGCTCCACGGGCGGCTGA